TTCTCGATGCCGCGCTTGACGGCGATCGGGTTGGCGCCGGCGGCGACGACACGCAGGCCCTCCTTGACGAGCGCCTGGGCGAGCACGGTGGCGGTGGTGGTGCCGTCACCCGCGACGTCGTCCGTCTTCTTGGCGACCTCCTTGACGAGCTCGGCACCGATCTTCTCGAACGGGTCCTCGAGCTCGATCTCCTTGGCGATGGAGACACCGTCGTTGGTGATCGTGGGGGCGCCCCACTTCTTGTCGAGGACGACGTTGCGACCCTTGGGGCCGAGCGTGACCTTGACGGTGTCGGCGAGCTGGTTGAGCCCGCGCTCCATGCTCCGACGAGCTTCCTCGTCGAACGCGATGATCTTGGCCATGGGGACTGATCCTCCGCTGTGGCGTGTCGATGGTCGGCCGGTGCCCGCGACGGACGACCCTTCGCGTGCGTTCATGTCACGCGCGCGGACGGGCCTCACCGTTCGACCGAGGTTGTTTCACCCTGCGGCTGTCACTCGACTGCCGAGAGTGCTAACCCATTATTGGCACTCTCACCTCGAGAGTGCAAGACGTTCGCCGAGGGCATGACGAAGGCCGGCACCCGCCCGCGGGGGCGTGGGTGCCGGCCTTCGTGGAGGCTGCCTCAGCTCAGAGGGGCCGGACCTGCTCGGCCTGCGGACCCTTCTGACCCTGACCGACCTCGAACTCGACCTGCTGTCCCTCGTCGAGCGAGCGGTACCCGTCGGTCTGGATCGAGCTGTAGTGCACGAACAGGTCCTGCCCGCCCGAGGCCGGGGTGATGAAGCCGTACCCCTTCTCCGCGTTGAACCACTTGACGGTTCCCTGGGCCATGTCCTTCTCCTCGTCGTCCTGTGCCGCCGGGCAGGTGCCCCGCGGTGAGAAGGAGACTAGTGGCGCGCGTCATGGGTGGGAAGCACCCGTGCCGGGAATGTCGCGTGTGCGCAACGGCCGCCTCTGACCTGCGGGATCACGTCCCCCGGGAGCCCGCCGACGCCCTTCGGCCGGCGGCAGGCCGGGGAGACGGTCAGCCGACCGGCTGCTTGAGGATCACCCAGACGGCGTCGGTCGGGTGGCTGGTGACGTCGTCGGACTCCTGCACGTTCGCCGCGTCGACGCCGAGCGCCTCGGCGACAGCCGTCGCGGTGTCGGCGCGGTCCGCGCCGTACAGGACGGTGCTGTCGGAGTAGACACCCGCGAGGGTGTCGTCCGCGTTCGCGACCCCGACGTCGGAGAACCCCGCGCCGGTGAGCAGGGACTGACCGGCACCCGCCTGGCCGTCACCGGCGCCGTCGTTGTAGACCACGACGCGCGCGGCGAGGTTCGCGGCGGACGCGTCGCCGGGCATGGAGGCGGCCTCCTCGGTCTCCTCCTCGGCGGGCTCCTCCGAGGTCTCGTCGGTCGAGCCCTCCTCACCCTCGGCGCTCTCGCCCTCGGCGGGCTCCTCGCTCGTCTCGCCGTCGGGCTGGGCGGACTGCTCGGAGGCGACGGGCGGGTTGGTGGTGTCGCCGTCGTCGTTCGACAGGTAGGAGACGATCCCGACGGCGAGGCCGGCGAAGACGACCGCGACCAGCAGGAACGGCCAGACCGAGGACCACCCGCTGCGCGGTTCCCGGTGGACGCCGACCGGCGCACCTTCCGGGCCGCGGACGTCGAACTCGTCGGGCGGGTACGGGTACTGGCTCTTGGTCACGCGGCACAGGGTAGCGGCTCCACCCTGGAGAACGGTCAACCGCCGGCGAGAACCGCGCCAGGGGCTGGTCAGCCGGGCGTGTCGGTGCGGCGTGCCGTGCGGGCGCGCTGCCGGGTGGCGCGCATGCGCCGCAGGCGCTTGACCAGCATCGGGTCGTGCTCGAGCGCGCCGGGGGTGTCGATGAGGGCGTTGAGCACCTGGTAGTAGCGCGTGGCCGACATGTCGAAGAGCTCACGGACGGCCTGCTCCTTGGAGCCGGCGTACTTCCACCACTGCTTCTCGAACGCGAGGATCTCCCGGTCGCGGTCGGTCAGACCGGCGGCCTCGGTCGTCGGTTCCGCCGCGGCGGGCGCCTCGACCTCCTGGACCAGCATCTCGCTCATAGCGCCCCAGTATGGGGCACGACGGGCACGATCCGACGGTGCGCGGCCCGTGTTTCGCGTCCTCGCGCCTCGCTCCGTCGGGCCGGGCGGCACGGCGACGGCTCGGCGGCGGCACGGGCCGACGGGGCTGTGCCGTGTCGGGCGGCCCGGGTAGGTTCGACGTCGTGGAGACGACGACGCCCGCCGCCCCGGCGGACCCCGCACCGACCGCGCCCGACGGCGCCCCCGACGGCGCGCGCCCGCCCCTGGACCGGATCATGGCGCCGGACTGGGCGCGCGCGCTGGCGGACGTGGAGCCGCAGATCCACGCGATGGGCGACTTCCTGCGCGCGGAGGTCGCGGCCGGACGCACGTACCTGCCGGCGCCGGGCGACGTCTTCGCGGCGTTCCGGCGGCCGCTGGCGGACGTGCGGGTGCTCGTCGTCGGGCAGGACCCGTACCCGACACCGGGGCACCCGATGGGGCTGTCGTTCTCCGTCCAGCCGGACGTCCGTCCGGTGCCGAAGTCGTTGGCGAACATCTGGACGGAGCTCGCGGACGACGTCGGTGCGCCGACGCCGTCGTCGGGCGACCTGCGTCCGTGGGCGGACCAGGGGGTGATGCTGCTCAACCGGGTGCTCACCGTCGCGCCCGGCGCGTCGGCGTCGCACCGCGGCAAGGGCTGGGAGTCCGTCACGGAGGCGGCGATCAAGGCGCTGGTGGCACGGGGTGGCCCGCTGGTCGCGATCCTGTGGGGTCGGGACGCGGCGTCGCTGAAGCCCTGGCTCGGTGACGTGCCGTGGGTCGAGTCGGCGCACCCGAGCCCGCTGTCCGCCTACCGGGGGTTCTTCGGCTCGAAGCCCTTCTCGCGCGTCAACGCGCTCCTCGCCGAGCAGGGGTCCGGACCCGTCGACTGGTCGCTGCCCTGAGCAACAGTGGGCGGGGCAGAGTGCAGAATGTCAGGGTGACCGCAGCATCATCCACCCCCCGCTGGACCCGCTACGTCGCGATCGGCGACTCGTTCTCCGAGGGCCTGTGGGACCCGTACCCGCACGCCGACGGCACCCCCGCCCCGATCGGCACCGAGTCCGACGCCGTGCAGCGCGGCTGGACGGACCGGCTCGCCGACTCCCTCGCCGCACGCACCGAGGACCTGGAGTACGCGAACCTCGCGATCCGGGGCCGCAAGATGCGGCAGATCATCGCCGAGCAGCTCCCGGTCGCCCTGGAGATGGAGCCGGACCTCGTCTCCCTGGTCGGCGGCGGCAACGACATCCTGCGCCCCCAGGCCGACATCGACGCGATCTCGGCCGACCTCGAGGACGCCGTGGCCCGGATCCGCGCCACCGGCGCGGACGTGCTCATGGGCACCGGCTTCAAGGCCGGCGGGGCGTTGAAGGCGACCAACGGGCGCGTCGGCCGGTACAACGCCAACGTGTGGTCGATCGCCCGCCGGCAGGGCGCGTTCGTCCTCGACACGTGGGGCATGCGCTCCCTGTTCGACCTGCGCCTGTGGTCCGACGACCGCATCCACCTCACCGACGAGGGCCACCGGCGGATCGCGCAGGCCGCGCTCGTCGGCCTCGGCCTGGAGCCGGACGACGCCACCTTCGACGAGCCCTTGCCCGCCGCTGCGGCCCTGGCGCTGCGCGAGCGCGCCCGCGCCTCGACGCAGTGGACCCGCGTGCACGTCGTGCCGTGGGTGCAGCGCCGGCTGCGCGGCACGTCGTCCGGCGACGGCCGGACCCCGAAGTGGCCCGCCGCCGAGGCGTGGCCGCCCTCGCAGCGCTGACCCGACGTCGTCGGCACGTCCACGCACGCCGCCCACCGGCGGACGCGCACAGGGACGCCGAAGGGCGGGCCGCAGGAGTTCCTGCGACCCGCCCTTCGTGCGTGCTGGAGCCGCCTGTCG
This Isoptericola jiangsuensis DNA region includes the following protein-coding sequences:
- a CDS encoding cold-shock protein is translated as MAQGTVKWFNAEKGYGFITPASGGQDLFVHYSSIQTDGYRSLDEGQQVEFEVGQGQKGPQAEQVRPL
- a CDS encoding LytR C-terminal domain-containing protein, coding for MTKSQYPYPPDEFDVRGPEGAPVGVHREPRSGWSSVWPFLLVAVVFAGLAVGIVSYLSNDDGDTTNPPVASEQSAQPDGETSEEPAEGESAEGEEGSTDETSEEPAEEETEEAASMPGDASAANLAARVVVYNDGAGDGQAGAGQSLLTGAGFSDVGVANADDTLAGVYSDSTVLYGADRADTATAVAEALGVDAANVQESDDVTSHPTDAVWVILKQPVG
- a CDS encoding DUF3263 domain-containing protein, with the protein product MLVQEVEAPAAAEPTTEAAGLTDRDREILAFEKQWWKYAGSKEQAVRELFDMSATRYYQVLNALIDTPGALEHDPMLVKRLRRMRATRQRARTARRTDTPG
- a CDS encoding uracil-DNA glycosylase, whose amino-acid sequence is MAPDWARALADVEPQIHAMGDFLRAEVAAGRTYLPAPGDVFAAFRRPLADVRVLVVGQDPYPTPGHPMGLSFSVQPDVRPVPKSLANIWTELADDVGAPTPSSGDLRPWADQGVMLLNRVLTVAPGASASHRGKGWESVTEAAIKALVARGGPLVAILWGRDAASLKPWLGDVPWVESAHPSPLSAYRGFFGSKPFSRVNALLAEQGSGPVDWSLP
- a CDS encoding SGNH/GDSL hydrolase family protein codes for the protein MTAASSTPRWTRYVAIGDSFSEGLWDPYPHADGTPAPIGTESDAVQRGWTDRLADSLAARTEDLEYANLAIRGRKMRQIIAEQLPVALEMEPDLVSLVGGGNDILRPQADIDAISADLEDAVARIRATGADVLMGTGFKAGGALKATNGRVGRYNANVWSIARRQGAFVLDTWGMRSLFDLRLWSDDRIHLTDEGHRRIAQAALVGLGLEPDDATFDEPLPAAAALALRERARASTQWTRVHVVPWVQRRLRGTSSGDGRTPKWPAAEAWPPSQR